ATACGAGGCTAACCAAGCACAGTTAACACTGCACGGTTAAAGATTCAGGTCACTTAGCCTTTCACTGCAGGGATTGTGGCTGCAAAGCCGTCCTAAAAGGTACGGAAGTTGGGCGAAGGGAACACAAAAAACTAACAAGGGAAATTCCTGAACCAATATAAATTGACAAATGGAAAGGCAGCTGTATCAGTTGGCCCTCGGTATCCCTCTCTGACAAAGCGCACCGCGCGGCTATCGTGGACTTTGATTATTCCTAGAGTGGGAATCCAAAAAATGTTAtctttgtcttttgtgttttacTGCGGGTCTTGTTCACGCCTCCCTGCCGTCAGAGCCTGTGCGCTTCTCAAGGGACACTACAAAAGGTgggtctttgagcaataaagcagtagttgcagtccagtgcctgtgtatgtcctttctatgtgtacgtgtacgtgtcagatgtaagCGCGCTGCTTCAATAACCACGTTCCGTCATTAGAATAGGTGATCATAATTTGGCTGTGTGCGGTAATGTTGCGAATGTGTAGAAATACTACATCGCAGAGCTTCTTTTGCAAGGGGGTATAATAGTACGAGCACTTCTTCATTTTCCGCGTTTTACAAAACCACCATACAAACCCGCGCAACCACTTGTGCGTATCATCATCATTGTAATCAGCATATTTTATCTCCACTACACAGAACGGAGGCCTCTCTCAGCTATGCTCAATAAATCCTGTTTTGCGTCAGCTGACACCatcctatgcctgcaaatttcctaatttcatcatgcCGTCCAGTTCTCTGCGGTCCTTGACTGCGTTTCCCCATCTTTtagaacccattctgtaactgacCGCCAGTGACCTGCTGTACGTATCATGTGACCTACTCAACACCATTTATTCCCCTTCAtctgaactatatatatatatatatatgtatatatatattggccaCCTCCATCCACcaccgctttcttcctgtctcttaaattAGCGTCGCTCATACAGGAATCGATGCAGATTTCTATTAAAATGCGTTCTTGCACCAATGTGCTATGCTGTTCAGACTTATTTGTTCCCTGCAGTCTTTGAACTCTTACACCTGCACACACTTGCTTACGATACAAGGAGTCGTCATCAGCATTCTATGCCACCAGTTGCCTTACAATATTACCAGGAAGAAGCACACAGGTCGTGaatcatttaaaaaataaaatgttattaacCATATTTTGTATGCAAGGCATTCTCGAccgataacatttttttttcgtgagttgCCGAAGTGCAACAACGCTTTAGCGGAAGCTATTCTGTGGCGTACGTAGCCAGAAACTTATgtcaaagcgaagctttatttccCTTTCGCCCACTGTGCGGTGGCTGTTGGCGTCTGTTTTGCACGATTAGCCAGTACCGGTACCGACACCGGGTACAATGCAAACCAGTGCTGCCCGCGGTGGCAGGTGATGTGCGTAAGCGTGGACGCGAGCTCCTAAACAAAAACTGTACATAATAGGGAGTTTCATATTATGTGCGCCCAAATGGGGCTTTGAGTGCACAACGGGACCCACGAAAAGTGCTGTTCCCTGCTTGCTTTCTTTCGTACCCATCTTGCTATATTTTGCATGCGTGTTTGTGATTTCATGTATAGCCGGCGGTTTACGTTTCTAGACTTTGGGTGAACTATAAAGCTCCATAATATCGCTCATCACATGTTTACGTTGTCGCTCGTGGCGAAATGTTAAGCTTCAAACCTTTTTACGTTACATGGTATGGAAACCACTCATTCATCGGCATATTATCTGGCGATTGCACTCATCTTTATACGCGACTGTGAGTCTCGCTGTCTTTCAGTAAAGTGGCGCCGGATGTTAGTGCAAACCAGAAAAATAATGTTTACAAGCGCGAGCGAGTGCCTACTAAATTTGGGGTCCTTTCCGGGCGATCGTATTTCTTTTGGAACGTTGTCTTTGATCAAAAATAATCGCAAAATTGTTTTGACCCACCAAAATTTTGGTTTTAGTTACATGACGGTTCGACATTTTATTCCGGAATTGTGGCGTAAAGAAACAAGGAGGAAGAAAAGACGTGGGAGGGCAGTATAGCTGCTCAGAGAGCGGTGTTAACGGAGCGCCATTAGCGAGCGGTACATCTTTTTTCGATGCTTCTCCATTGTACACATGCACAGAACACTGCGAGCATAGGAGCCTTTAACCCAAACATCCATTTTAGAATGAAACAGATGTGAATTCACTATTGATAATGAGCAGCCTTACTCAAGCACCTACACGTATATCATATTGaagagatttttttttatgtgtctgGTTTAGCGTCACAGCAGGTTATTAAACATCACAGTAGGTTATGAGTGACGTGGTTGAGCTGGGACACCGCACTCATTTCTACCGTGCGGCGTTCATTAActagcacctaaatctaagtacgggAAGGTTTTTTGCTTTCCACCCTTCTCGGAGCGCGCCCGCCGGGACAGAGAATTGAACCGCATCAATGGCGACGCGGCGAGTCTATAGGCAACAAATGACTAGGGAGCCTAAACGCAAGCTGCATTTAGGCTCACTAGAATACGTTCGGCGCAAGCGCCATCTATAGTGAGCGACCTAGCCGGTGAAAATGGTCTATGTTCAGCCAAGAGTGTCTCGATATCAatgacgcgggttcgattccgcccAGCACGGGAGAAATTTCAAAGAATTTATTTTTATCATTTTAAGAGCTGCCCATACTCATTGGCACGCACCCAATGTGCCAAGTAGGCATAGGATTGTGTTCATTGAACCGCGGCACATGCTCAGTGAGCCTAAGATGGCGCCAAAGAGGGTCACTGAAGTGCGGTACACACTCAGTGGCACGCACCCAGTGTCGCATACTCAGTGTCACAAGTTAGTACGAAGGTTGGTTTCGAATCCGCTTCCCTCATCACAGCAGCCTGATGCCTTACCCATTAGAATACCTATCGACTATACCCAGTGACTCAAATTCGCCGTGGAACGGTTAATAACGAGCATTTCGAAAAGTGCGTGAATTATCCTgaagtgctaatcgcattaaagacTCAATCAAGACTGAAGCAGATCTCGGGTAACTCGCTTGCCTTCTTCTTCCTCACTTGTGGCGCCTGCCCTCTAcgggggactggccaagaagcCGGCAGTTAAAGGTTaaagggaagggagagagagaaaaacctaAGCGAGAAAGTAAATCAGGGTGAGGTATAACGTTTATGATAATTAGGAAATAGATTTACCTGCATATGTAGAAGTAAAATAATCGCAGATATATGTAAACAGCAaatcttttttgtgtgtggtatTGGAATAATTTGTAACATGTAATCAACGATTTAATGAGCTATTGAATTATTGATTTCCAGGATTAACAAGGCAGACTTCTTGCCTCACAGAGGTAGACGCAAATGGCCACGCAGATGCTCCTGTGGCTAAAGCCCAGTGGTAAATCCCCGAAGGAGAGGACATTTTGAGTAGTTAAAAGAAATACCCAATATTCggaatgaaaatttgaatttctttttctcatttcgATATCGACGGCATGCTAGTAAAAACTGGAACTCAGGGACAAGAAAACTGACAGAGAATCAGTcgtctttctcttcctttctctatCGGATTgcgcttcttcttcgtcttcgaGAATTCATCATTGACTGTACCGCGACACGTGGCGCGTGACACGACAGCTCTTTGCCACGTCAATCTGCTCGCGAGCCCGCCAAGGAGAACAGCTATCGCTTCCATTCCGCCATCATATACCAGCACAGCGGCTAATTATAGCTACATCGAGAGATGAACCGTGAGCAAGACGAAGTCCAGGAGTCCCTGAACCCAAATCCGATGTCTTCAGGTGATGCCCCAGCCACCTTCCGTGTAAAGGCGCGCAGGCGCCTCTCCTCGACTCCAGTACAGGAGGCTTTTGACCTTCACCGCACCGCCGTGTCCTGGTTCAGCGAACAGCTCGACCGCGAACAGCCGTGGAAAGATTTCGCGGACACGACCAAGTTTTCCGTTCCAAAGTCGGCCCAAGAGGTCACCAACCGGATCCGATCGAACGTGGACCGCTTCTGCTGCAACTACGTCACCATCTTCTTCGGCATCTTGGCGGGCTGTGTCGTGTCCATCATGGCACTAGTGGCGAGCCTCGTGGCGGTTGGTGCCGTGTGCGCCGTGTTCAAGCTACACCACCGCGGCGAGACTGCGGTCGTGTGGGGCACGAGGCTGGCGCTCACCAAGAAGCACAGGAGGATCGCCGCCACATTGGTGGCGATGCCTCTTCTCTACGCCGCCGAGATCCTGTCCGCCGTTGTGTGGTCCTTCGGTGCCATCGCCGTGATTGTCATCGTCCATGCCACTCTGTATGCCGGGCTTGGCTCACCGAGCAAGTCAGTCGCCAAATATTTACCGGTCATTTCCGATATAGATGATATCAGTGTTGATCTGTGAGTGACCACTTCTGTCTCTTCAGTTCTTCAAGACATTTTGTTCGTGCCTTTTTTTTCGCCAATGGGTTGGTGAACGGGTtctgtctttatttttcttttttttttacgttttacaACGACCCCGAAGTGCGGCTTGTGTGGTGTACAGGTGGATATATCTACCCAAGTTTTCTGCCGTTAGCATTACGTTTGACACGGTGGACACCAGGAGTTCTCAAAATACAGCTCCGAAAGAGTCGCCAGAGATTGCCGAATAGCCTCGTACTTCGGCATAACCATTGAGAGACTTTTCCATTTGCACTTTTTTTATGTTTAGACTTGGCACTTTTTGTGGTATGTGTGAATGACTGCTCTAGATGCTGAAAGAGCGTGAATAAAAACGTGCCGTGACATTGGTTGTTCTTAGTTCTCGTTGAAATTTTTTCAGCTTGTCTGACGGAATTCATAAAGAAAAAGTTTAGCGGATGTTATTCGATTTTGTGCATAGTGTTAAAGGAATCTATCTCTTAAAGA
This Dermacentor albipictus isolate Rhodes 1998 colony chromosome 1, USDA_Dalb.pri_finalv2, whole genome shotgun sequence DNA region includes the following protein-coding sequences:
- the LOC135897727 gene encoding prenylated Rab acceptor protein 1-like, producing MNREQDEVQESLNPNPMSSGDAPATFRVKARRRLSSTPVQEAFDLHRTAVSWFSEQLDREQPWKDFADTTKFSVPKSAQEVTNRIRSNVDRFCCNYVTIFFGILAGCVVSIMALVASLVAVGAVCAVFKLHHRGETAVVWGTRLALTKKHRRIAATLVAMPLLYAAEILSAVVWSFGAIAVIVIVHATLYAGLGSPSKSVAKYLPVISDIDDISVDL